One genomic window of Gossypium hirsutum isolate 1008001.06 chromosome D11, Gossypium_hirsutum_v2.1, whole genome shotgun sequence includes the following:
- the LOC107911205 gene encoding MLO-like protein 1 isoform X1 has protein sequence MGSSSYLYRLMLLGFISLLLTVFQSAISKICMSKKLVKDMFPCKIEEEEEGDDDDSNATTSHFQTYFASTMSGGTRDLLAKASSNSSVIGYCGAKDKVPLLSVEALHHMHIFIFVLAIAHVTFCVLTVSFGGLKIQKWKQWEDEIRKEDEGVLEKKVTHVHQHDFIKDRFLGFGKDSVPLAWLNLFIKQFYASVTKSDYEILRLGFIMTHCRGNPKFNFHKYMIRALEDDFKEVVGISWYLWGFVIVFLLLNVHGWHTYFWIAFIPFILLLAVGTKLEHVITKLAHEVAEKHVAVEGELVVKPSDEHFWFDNPRIVLYLIHFILFQNAFEIAFFFWTWVQFGFNSCLMGQASYIFPRLLIGVFIQVLYSYSTLPLYAIVAQMGSMFNKAIFEDHVQASLLGWAKKVKKKKALKQATELATESTPSEVSIQVESDDSSPKEDDRKQK, from the exons GGTTGATGCTGTTGGGGTTTATATCATTGTTGTTGACAGTATTTCAGAGTGCAATTTCTAAAATCTGCATGTCAAAGAAACTAGTTAAAGACATGTTTCCTTGtaaaattgaagaagaagaagaaggagatgaTGATGATAGCAATGCTACAACATCTCATTTTCAAACCTATTTTGCTTCTACAATGTCTGGTGGCACCCGAGACCTTCTGGCTAAGGCATCATCCAATTCTTCGGTTATAGGATATTGTGGTGCCAAG GACAAGGTACCATTGTTGTCGGTCGAAGCTCttcatcatatgcatatttttatctTTGTCCTGGCCATTGCCCATGTCACATTTTGTGTTCTCACAGTTTCTTTTGGAGGGCTAAAG ATACAAAAATGGAAACAATGGGAAGATGAAATTAGAAAAGAGGATGAGGGAG TGTTGGAGAAAAAAGTCACTCATGTCCATCAACATGATTTTATCAAAGATCGCTTCCTAGGTTTTGGTAAAGATTCAGTTCCTCTAGCATGGTTG AATTTGTTTATCAAGCAATTCTATGCATCTGTTACCAAATCCGATTACGAGATACTAAGGCTAGGTTTCATCATG ACGCATTGCAGAGGGAATCccaaatttaattttcacaaatacatGATACGAGCCTTGGAAGATGATTTTAAGGAAGTTGTTGGTATAAG TTGGTATCTTTGGGGATTCGTCATCGTCTTCTTGTTGCTAAATGTTCATG GCTGGCATACATATTTTTGGATAGCTTTCATTCCTTTCATT CTCCTACTTGCCGTGGGCACCAAGCTAGAGCATGTGATTACCAAGTTGGCTCATGAGGTTGCTGAGAAACATGTAGCTGTTGAAGGGGAATTAGTGGTAAAACCATCAGATGAACACTTTTGGTTTGACAATCCTCGGATCGTTCTCTACTTGATCCATTTTATCCTTTTCCAAAATGCATTCGAGATTGCATTTTTCTTTTGGACTTGG GTTCAATTTGGGTTCAATTCTTGCCTAATGGGTCAAGCATCTTACATTTTTCCAAGGCTTCTTATAGG GGTTTTCATTCAAGTATTGTATAGTTATAGTACCCTACCACTTTATGCCATTGTTGCACAG ATGGGAAGCATGTTCAACAAGGCAATATTTGAAGACCATGTGCAAGCGAGTCTTCTTGGTTGGGCAAAAAAGGTGAAGAAAAAGAAAGCCTTAAAACAGGCGACAGAGCTTGCAACAGAATCAACCCCTTCGGAGGTGTCGATTCAGGTGGAGAGTGATGATTCTAGTCCAAAGGAGGATGATCGAAAACAAAAATGA
- the LOC107911205 gene encoding MLO-like protein 1 isoform X2, with the protein MLLGFISLLLTVFQSAISKICMSKKLVKDMFPCKIEEEEEGDDDDSNATTSHFQTYFASTMSGGTRDLLAKASSNSSVIGYCGAKDKVPLLSVEALHHMHIFIFVLAIAHVTFCVLTVSFGGLKIQKWKQWEDEIRKEDEGVLEKKVTHVHQHDFIKDRFLGFGKDSVPLAWLNLFIKQFYASVTKSDYEILRLGFIMTHCRGNPKFNFHKYMIRALEDDFKEVVGISWYLWGFVIVFLLLNVHGWHTYFWIAFIPFILLLAVGTKLEHVITKLAHEVAEKHVAVEGELVVKPSDEHFWFDNPRIVLYLIHFILFQNAFEIAFFFWTWVQFGFNSCLMGQASYIFPRLLIGVFIQVLYSYSTLPLYAIVAQMGSMFNKAIFEDHVQASLLGWAKKVKKKKALKQATELATESTPSEVSIQVESDDSSPKEDDRKQK; encoded by the exons ATGCTGTTGGGGTTTATATCATTGTTGTTGACAGTATTTCAGAGTGCAATTTCTAAAATCTGCATGTCAAAGAAACTAGTTAAAGACATGTTTCCTTGtaaaattgaagaagaagaagaaggagatgaTGATGATAGCAATGCTACAACATCTCATTTTCAAACCTATTTTGCTTCTACAATGTCTGGTGGCACCCGAGACCTTCTGGCTAAGGCATCATCCAATTCTTCGGTTATAGGATATTGTGGTGCCAAG GACAAGGTACCATTGTTGTCGGTCGAAGCTCttcatcatatgcatatttttatctTTGTCCTGGCCATTGCCCATGTCACATTTTGTGTTCTCACAGTTTCTTTTGGAGGGCTAAAG ATACAAAAATGGAAACAATGGGAAGATGAAATTAGAAAAGAGGATGAGGGAG TGTTGGAGAAAAAAGTCACTCATGTCCATCAACATGATTTTATCAAAGATCGCTTCCTAGGTTTTGGTAAAGATTCAGTTCCTCTAGCATGGTTG AATTTGTTTATCAAGCAATTCTATGCATCTGTTACCAAATCCGATTACGAGATACTAAGGCTAGGTTTCATCATG ACGCATTGCAGAGGGAATCccaaatttaattttcacaaatacatGATACGAGCCTTGGAAGATGATTTTAAGGAAGTTGTTGGTATAAG TTGGTATCTTTGGGGATTCGTCATCGTCTTCTTGTTGCTAAATGTTCATG GCTGGCATACATATTTTTGGATAGCTTTCATTCCTTTCATT CTCCTACTTGCCGTGGGCACCAAGCTAGAGCATGTGATTACCAAGTTGGCTCATGAGGTTGCTGAGAAACATGTAGCTGTTGAAGGGGAATTAGTGGTAAAACCATCAGATGAACACTTTTGGTTTGACAATCCTCGGATCGTTCTCTACTTGATCCATTTTATCCTTTTCCAAAATGCATTCGAGATTGCATTTTTCTTTTGGACTTGG GTTCAATTTGGGTTCAATTCTTGCCTAATGGGTCAAGCATCTTACATTTTTCCAAGGCTTCTTATAGG GGTTTTCATTCAAGTATTGTATAGTTATAGTACCCTACCACTTTATGCCATTGTTGCACAG ATGGGAAGCATGTTCAACAAGGCAATATTTGAAGACCATGTGCAAGCGAGTCTTCTTGGTTGGGCAAAAAAGGTGAAGAAAAAGAAAGCCTTAAAACAGGCGACAGAGCTTGCAACAGAATCAACCCCTTCGGAGGTGTCGATTCAGGTGGAGAGTGATGATTCTAGTCCAAAGGAGGATGATCGAAAACAAAAATGA
- the LOC107911205 gene encoding MLO-like protein 1 isoform X3: MGSSSYLYRLMLLGFISLLLTVFQSAISKICMSKKLVKDMFPCKIEEEEEGDDDDSNATTSHFQTYFASTMSGGTRDLLAKASSNSSVIGYCGAKDKVPLLSVEALHHMHIFIFVLAIAHVTFCVLTVSFGGLKIQKWKQWEDEIRKEDEGVLEKKVTHVHQHDFIKDRFLGFGKDSVPLAWLNLFIKQFYASVTKSDYEILRLGFIMTHCRGNPKFNFHKYMIRALEDDFKEVVGISWYLWGFVIVFLLLNVHGWHTYFWIAFIPFILLLAVGTKLEHVITKLAHEVAEKHVAVEGELVVKPSDEHFWFDNPRIVLYLIHFILFQNAFEIAFFFWTWVQFGFNSCLMGQASYIFPRLLIGWEACSTRQYLKTMCKRVFLVGQKR, translated from the exons GGTTGATGCTGTTGGGGTTTATATCATTGTTGTTGACAGTATTTCAGAGTGCAATTTCTAAAATCTGCATGTCAAAGAAACTAGTTAAAGACATGTTTCCTTGtaaaattgaagaagaagaagaaggagatgaTGATGATAGCAATGCTACAACATCTCATTTTCAAACCTATTTTGCTTCTACAATGTCTGGTGGCACCCGAGACCTTCTGGCTAAGGCATCATCCAATTCTTCGGTTATAGGATATTGTGGTGCCAAG GACAAGGTACCATTGTTGTCGGTCGAAGCTCttcatcatatgcatatttttatctTTGTCCTGGCCATTGCCCATGTCACATTTTGTGTTCTCACAGTTTCTTTTGGAGGGCTAAAG ATACAAAAATGGAAACAATGGGAAGATGAAATTAGAAAAGAGGATGAGGGAG TGTTGGAGAAAAAAGTCACTCATGTCCATCAACATGATTTTATCAAAGATCGCTTCCTAGGTTTTGGTAAAGATTCAGTTCCTCTAGCATGGTTG AATTTGTTTATCAAGCAATTCTATGCATCTGTTACCAAATCCGATTACGAGATACTAAGGCTAGGTTTCATCATG ACGCATTGCAGAGGGAATCccaaatttaattttcacaaatacatGATACGAGCCTTGGAAGATGATTTTAAGGAAGTTGTTGGTATAAG TTGGTATCTTTGGGGATTCGTCATCGTCTTCTTGTTGCTAAATGTTCATG GCTGGCATACATATTTTTGGATAGCTTTCATTCCTTTCATT CTCCTACTTGCCGTGGGCACCAAGCTAGAGCATGTGATTACCAAGTTGGCTCATGAGGTTGCTGAGAAACATGTAGCTGTTGAAGGGGAATTAGTGGTAAAACCATCAGATGAACACTTTTGGTTTGACAATCCTCGGATCGTTCTCTACTTGATCCATTTTATCCTTTTCCAAAATGCATTCGAGATTGCATTTTTCTTTTGGACTTGG GTTCAATTTGGGTTCAATTCTTGCCTAATGGGTCAAGCATCTTACATTTTTCCAAGGCTTCTTATAGG ATGGGAAGCATGTTCAACAAGGCAATATTTGAAGACCATGTGCAAGCGAGTCTTCTTGGTTGGGCAAAAAAGGTGA